TTTGTTAGAAGCACATAAGAAACAATTCTAGTGAATAACCCAAAAGAGGCcttaaactaaaagaaaatttagacACCAGTGTGTTGAACAAGGCGACAAATTATGAAGTCTTGGAATGGAGTTATTATACATACCTCATTTAGTTATTCAAGAGAAACATCCTTAACAGGTGACATAGACAAGGAATGTTGATAAGAAATCATAAATTCTTTGGTACTGCATGCTACTTCATCTCTCTAATGTTCATAGATGACCGGCTTTGGGATCAGAGAACATACTAAATGATTTTGATGTAAATCATGAGCATAGCTTAATCATTTAACCACAACTGATGTTTAGCACCTTTGGAAGATTTAAGTTATACAAGTTTTGGCCCTTACATCATTGGAAAGTTTACAGCTGTGTGCTGGGTTATGGTACAAATAAGTATCAGAGGGAATAGATGTTTCCTTTCAAGATCttgttaaaacattttttttttggttacctGATGTATTCCATTGTCTGGTTAAGTGGTTCTATATTAGTTATCTTGGTTATTGAATAGTTTGAGATGTTAAGTTCAGCCCGAAATTCTTGACATGTTACATGTTGCCTATTTTTGGGTTCATTTGCAGGTATCGTATACAAAGTGATAAAAAAGTTGCTGTCTGTAGTGTTCATCCATCTGAGCAAGCCACATTACAGTGCCTAGGTTGTGTTAAGGCCAAAATACCTGTTGCCAAAAGTTACCATTGTTCTCCTAAGTGCTTCTCTGATGCATGGCAGCATCATCGTGTTCTACATGACCGTGCTGCAAGTGCTGTAAATGAAAATGGAAATGAAGAGGAAGAGTTGTTTGGACGCTTCAACACTTCAGGATCTGCAGCAAGCTTATCTGCTTCTGCAGCGAATCCTAGCTTGACGAATGGTACAACACCATTGTATCCTGCTGCTGTTACACAAAGGAGTGGGGGTGAAACATGGTTTGAAGTTGGACGCGCTAAAACATATACACCAACAGCTGATGATATTGGTCATGTTCTGAAGTTTGAATGTGTTGTAGTAGATGCTGAAACAAAACTTCCTGTGGGCCATGTCAACACTATATTGACTTCTCGCGTCATTCCAGCTCCCTCACCTAGTCCACGCTGTGTAATCTCAGTAAATGGAGTTGATGTGATGGGACATCTCGATTCAGATGGCCGTATTGCAACCTCCGGAACTTTTTCTGTGCTCTCTTACAACATTTTGTCTGATGTGTATGCAACAAGTGAATTATACAGTTACTGCCCTTCTTGGGCTCTTTCCTGGCCTTATCGCAGACAAAATTTGTTAAGAGAAATAGTTGGCTACCATGCAGATATTGTTTGTCTTCAGGAGGTATGCAAACAGAATTTTGAGTAATTGTTTGATGAGAATATTAGGGTCTGATTACTGAAGCAATGCTAGCAAGTTTTGGAAATTTCAGgttaaaataattgtttgtaTGGAAGTTGTTTTACTCAATGGAGGTGTAAGGAACCTAAAATCACTGATACTAGGTGTAGGAAGATCTGATTTAAGGTCTCTATGTTGCACTTTTAGCTACAACATCTGGATTGCTTCCTGgaaattcaaccaaaaaaaaaaaaaaaagatgtattGAATAAATGGATAGCTAATTCTACCAGTCtgaccatttttaaaaatccaaGTGCCACTTATGTATATGAAAGCTTTAAATTACTTTACTACTTTTGATGAGTTCCTGCTGAACTTTTTGTTAATGTTGAACCTGTAGTTATATTTAGTTTGTGATATTGGTGTTGGTTTCCTTTAATTAAGCTTAATCTTATGTGGaccatttcttttatttgatatatttaaagtGGGCTTATGCTTGTTCCATAGGATTTGGTTGCTCTTGTTACTGTATAAACTAATGTATAGCTTCTTCCTTTCAGGTTCAAAGTGATCACTACGAGGAGTTTTTTGCTCCTGAGCTGGACAAACATGGCTATGTTGGtctatataaaagaaaaacaaatgaggtAGTTTCAAATTTTCATGTTTCTCTAGGTAATGTATTTTGAAACACTTTGTTATTGATCTATGTTCTTCTTGGTTGCAGGTTTATAGTGGAAATACCAACACAATTGACGGTTGTGCAACATTTTTTCGGAGAGACAGATTttcacatgttaaaaaatatgaggTCTGGAATTGTCTTGCTCATATTATAGCGCTATATAATTCTCCCACATTTTAACGGAGTTCTGGCATGCAGGTTGAATTTAATAAGGCTGCCCAGTCTTGGACTGATAGTCAACTGCCAAGTGCTCAGAAGAAAACTGCTTTAAACCGACTGTATAAGGTGCCTTGATGTActgttatttatatttttctcctgGGTCTTGTGCCCAGATATTGTGCATGTATGTCGGTGTAATGATTCTCATGTGGGCTTCTTTTTATTAATAGGATAATGTTGCACTAATAGTAGTCCTTgaagcaaaattcagcaatcaGGGAGCTGATAATCCTGGGAAACGCCAGCTTCTTTGTGTGGTAGGAATTCCTGTTTTTTGttaccctctctctctttctatgcCTGCCTGACCTTGCACAGGCATCTAATGGCATTCTAACCACATTTTTACTGCTTTTGGGCTACAGGCAAATACACATGTAAACGTTCACCAAGATTTAAAGGATGTAAAGATCTGGCAGGTGAGACCTTTTTGTTTCATCTTTATATGTATCTGTGTACTTGTTTCAAATCAtcaattaaatatgattttgtttaattGATGATTTTTGTGATTGCTTTTTGTCAAATTAGGTTCACACTCTCCTGAAAGGATTGGAAAAAATAGCTGCTAGTGCAGACATTCCAATGTTGGTTTGTGGGGATTTTAATTCAATTCCTGGAA
Above is a genomic segment from Corylus avellana chromosome ca9, CavTom2PMs-1.0 containing:
- the LOC132191519 gene encoding carbon catabolite repressor protein 4 homolog 1; the encoded protein is MLSVLRVHLPSDIPIVGCELTPYVLLRRPEKIVTTDDVPESAPLDGHFLRYKWYRIQSDKKVAVCSVHPSEQATLQCLGCVKAKIPVAKSYHCSPKCFSDAWQHHRVLHDRAASAVNENGNEEEELFGRFNTSGSAASLSASAANPSLTNGTTPLYPAAVTQRSGGETWFEVGRAKTYTPTADDIGHVLKFECVVVDAETKLPVGHVNTILTSRVIPAPSPSPRCVISVNGVDVMGHLDSDGRIATSGTFSVLSYNILSDVYATSELYSYCPSWALSWPYRRQNLLREIVGYHADIVCLQEVQSDHYEEFFAPELDKHGYVGLYKRKTNEVYSGNTNTIDGCATFFRRDRFSHVKKYEVEFNKAAQSWTDSQLPSAQKKTALNRLYKDNVALIVVLEAKFSNQGADNPGKRQLLCVANTHVNVHQDLKDVKIWQVHTLLKGLEKIAASADIPMLVCGDFNSIPGSAAHSLLAMGKVDPLHPDLAADPIGILRPNSKLVHQLPLVSAYSSFARMGVGHGLEQRRRLDPTTNEPLFTNCTRDFIGTLDYIFYTADSLTVESLLELLDEESLRKDTALPSPEWSSDHIALLAEFRCMPRARR